In Actinomadura luteofluorescens, the sequence AGGCGGGGATGCGTCGCCGCGCCCTCCGATCGGCGGCGGCCCGCCGGGCCGGTCAGCCGTAGGCGGGGCTGTCGCCGGGCGCGTCGCCGTACACGGCGGTGTAGGGCACGGCGAAGGCGTCGAGGGTGCGGTCGAGATGCGCCGACCACCAGCTCACGAGCGTGGCGGCGCCGCGCTCGCCCGCGCCGTCCTCGCCCAGGTAGCGGTGCCTCAGCGGCCCGACGTCGCAGAGCCGCTCCCACCATTCGCGGTGCACGGCCGACTGGATCTGCCCGGCGTCCAGCGGGAACGCGGAGCGGTGCCCGCGTACGAACGCCTCGACGCGGTCGAGGTCGAGGCCGCGCTCGTCCTCGCAGGCGAACAGACGTGCCGCCGAGCGCACGACCTCCCCGGCGACCGGGCCCGTGGTCAGGCCGTCCCAGCCGAGGACGGCCGTGACGTTGCCGGACCCGCCGTAGCGCAGGTGCCCGGCGTGGAAGGAGCCGTGCAGGTGCCCGACCGTGCTCACCTCGATGTCGGGCGGCTGGTGCCCCGCGAACTCGGTGAGCAGGTCGCGGCGCTCCCGCAGGCGGCGCGCGGTCAGCGCGTCGAAGTCGGTGCCGCCCCCGCCGTCCGGGACGTCGCGCAGCATCGTCTCGACGGCGGCGGCCGCGTCGGCGGCGCGCGGCGCGGGCACGAGCATGCTCTGCTGGACGGGCGGCGTGAGCTCGTCGAGCGCCGAGTGCAGCCGTCCGAGCAGCTCGCCGAGGGCCTCGCACTGGGCGAACGTCAGCTCCAGACCGCCGCGGCCGCGGCCGCCCACCCACGGGTACAGGACGTATCCGCGGCCGGCGGCGGTGACCAGGGTGCGGCCGCCGCGCGCCGGCACGGGCGCGAGCACCGGGAGACCCGCCGCGTCGAGCGCGGCCGTGACGCCGTGCTGGAACAGCACGCGGCGCCGGTCGGCACCGGCGTGCTCCCTGAGGAAGAACGCTCCGCCCGCCGTGTCGACCCGCCAGCTCCGGTGGCCCGGCCCGGTGGCCAGCGGGGTCGCCGCGTCCGGTGCGCCGATCTCCCAGCGCTTCAGCAGCCGCGGCGGTAGCGGCTCGGCGCCGGGCCCGCCGTCCGCCTTCGCCTGCCCGCCGCCGTCAGCCGGATCCGGGGTGCCGGCCCGGTGTCCGGTGTCGGCCCTGTCTCTGGCGTCAGCACTCTGGGACGTCGGCACCTCGGCACCTCGGCTGCTTCGGACGGACGGCGGTCGAATGGGTGTTCTACGCCGACGCTACACGTCCCAGCCGCGACGCGAAAGCGGACCGCGCGGTCCGGCGCCTCAGACGCGTTCGAGGACGACGACGGGGATGTCGCGGTCCGTCTTCTCCTGGTACTCGTCGTAGGCCGGCCAGGTGGCGGCCATCTTCCGCCAGAGCGGAGGCTTCTCGTCGGACGTCGCCGTGCGGGCCCGCGCGGTGAACTTGTCGCCCTTCACCTGCACCTTCACCTCGGGGTTCTCCTGCAGGTTGAGGTACCAGAGCGGCGGCTCGTCCGCTCCGCCCTTGGAGGCCACGACGAGGTAGGCGTCGCCTTCCGTCTGGTAGATGAGCGGTGTCGTGCGCTCCTTGCCGCTGCGCCGTCCCGTCGTGGTGAGCAGGAGGGTGACGGTGCCCTGCCAGTCGTGCCCCTCCGCACCGTCGGTCGCCCGGTACCGGTCGACGTGTTCCTTGCCGTACAGCATGGTTTTCTCCTCATTTCGCCATGGCCATAAGGGCGCACCCCTGTAACCCACGACCCAGGGCAGCCCTTCCCCGGTTCACTACCCTGGCGTGGTGGATGATGCGGCGGAGGTGGCACGGCGGTGCGCCGAGACGATGTACGCGCAGGACAAGGTGGCGCAGGACCTCGGCATGCGGATCACCGAGATCGCGCCGGGGCGGGCGCGGCTGCGGATGACGGTGGCCGAGACCATGGTGAACGGCCACGGGATCGCCCACGGCGGCTACCTGTTCCTGCTCGCCGACTCGGCGTTCGCCTACGCGTGCAACACCTACGACTCCGTGACGGTCGCGGCGTCCGCCGACGTGGTGTTCGTCGCGAGCGCGCGCGGCGGGGACGTTCTGGAGGCGACAGCCGTCGAACGCACCCGGTACGGGCGGAACGGCGTCTACGACGTCACGGTGCGCCGCGTCCCCGGCGGCGAGGTCATCGCGGAGTTCCGCGGCGGAAGCCGTAGCCGGGACCAGCGCGTCCTGGACGGCGGCGCGCCCTGAGGCGCACGGGTCACAGCTCGTTCAGGACCCGGGTGAGGTAGCGCGAGGTCTCGTCGGGACGCTCGGCGGTGATGCACAGGTTGTTCATCGCGCGCATGTAGGTGTCGACGTCGGTCGGCTTGTCGAGGTAGAGCGCGCTGGTGAGCTGCTCCAGGTAGACGACGTCGGACAGGCCGGGCTCGGCGAAGCGCAGGATGGTGAACGGGCCTCCTGCGGCGGCGTGCCCTCCCGCACCGAACGGGACGATCTGCAGCGTCACGTTGGGCAGCTCCGACACCTCGATCAGATGCCGGATCTGGTCGCGCATCACATCGCGGCCGCCGAGCGGACGGCGAACGACCGCCTCGTCCAGCACGGCCCACAGCGTCGGTGCCTCGGGGGAGGTGAACCGCTCCTGCCGGGTGGTGCGGATCTGGACGCGGCGCTCGACCTCCTCATCGCTGGCGTCGGAGTACCCGAGCCGGATGACGGCGCGTGCGTAGTCTTCGGTCTGCAGCAGACCGGGCACGAACTGCAACTCGTAGGTGCGCAGCAGGGAGGCGGCCTCTTCTAGGCCCAGGTACACCTCGAACCAACTCGGGAGGATGTCGCCGTACCGGTGCCACCAGCCGGGGGTGTTGGCCTCCTTGGCGAGCGCCAGCAGCGGGGCGCGCTCCGCGGGGTCGGCGACGCCGTACAGGGTGAGCAGATCGGCGACGTCCCGCTCCTTGAAGCCGACCCTGCCCAGCTCCATCCGGCTGATCTTGGAATGCGAGCCGCGGATCTCGTAGCCCGCCTGCTCGGTGGAGATTCCGCGCGACTCGCGCAGCCGCCGCAGTTGCGCCCCGAGGAGAATGCGCAGGACGGTGGGCCCACCGCGGCGCGGATAATCGATCAGCCGTCCGGCCGGATCACCTTCGGACGGAGGTGTTGGGGCAGCTGAATCCTGGGGCAAGGGGTCACCAGCCAGTCGACGGGTCTGCTCGTGGGCGGAACGGCACCGCCCTATGTTAGAGGATGCGCGGGCGTTTTTGGGTAGTAGCAATACCGCCTTGCGGACCCGGCGCCTCCGAACGTCTCTTGACCTGCGCGAAGCCGCTGCTTAGCGGCGTGAACAGTGCGGTCGGTGGCGGTGCGGATGCGGAACGTCGCGGTGTCGTCGCGCCGGAGTCGGCCCGATGGTCATTTCCCCGGCCCTTGGATGGCGCACGAATTTGGGAGTGCTCTCCGGCAATGCGGGCGGCCAATCCTGACAGGCCATTTCGCGGGCGGTAGCCGCCCCCGTGAATGTCCCTGACCACTTATTTGGCGAACATTCCCCGCGGTACGCACCGCGCGCTCGGCCGGCCGAGTGATGAAGCTCTCGTCCCGCGCGGGCGCGATCTCGGGCGCCCGCGGCGTTCTCCCTTCAGAGTGGTGGTGGCGGTGACCGCCGCTCCGTCAGGCGAACACGCCCCTCGCATCTGGGAGAGCACATGAACGCGACCCGTGAACGACCGGAGATCCGATTCCTGACCTCGGGCGACGTCTCGGCGCACGAGCGCGCGGCGGCCGAGCGGGCCGTCCGCGACGCGCTGGCCGGCGCCCGCGGCGTCACGTCCGTCCAGGTCACGCTGAGCGTGGTGGCCGACCGGTCGCTGCCGCGCCCCGCCCTGGCCCAGGCCGTCGTCGAGTTCGACGGCCGCCGCGTGCGCGCGCAGGCCGCCGCGCCCCGCATCGACGAGGCCGTCGACATGCTCCGCGAACGCCTGGCGATCCGGGCGAGCTCCCTGCAGGCCGGCTGAGCCGCCCGACGACGAGCCTGCGGAAACGAGCGGCGGCGCCCCGCACGGGGACGCCGCCGTCGATGGCTTCAGGGCCTCACGCGTCGCGCCGGGAGACGACGAGGGCCGCGAGACCGAGCGGCACGAGCGCGTACGCGAGCAGCACGGCCGTCGCCGCGCCGGGGGACAGCAGGTCGCCGTAGATGGAGTTGTCCGCGCCGAGCCCCGCGATCTGGGCGGGCAGGCCGCCGGGCAGGACCGAGCCGGCACGCTCGCTCCACGGCCGCGGCAGGTGGAAGACGAGCAGCGGCAGTACGTGCCACACGAACACCAGCGACACGAGCGTCCCCGCCGTGGAACGCAGCAGCACCCCGAGCGCCAGGCCGAGCAGCGCGAACACCGGCACCGCCGTCCCCTCGACGAGGAAGCCGGACAGGTCGTGGACGACGGAGGCGCGCTGGTCCGGGAACGGGCGGTCGCCGATGACGAGCCGGGTCCCGAGGAACGAGCCGACCGTCGCCGCCTCCCCGGCGACCAGGGCGACCGTCCCGACCACCACCGCCTTGGCCGGCACCAGCACGTGCCGCCTCGGGAGCACGGTGAGGGTCGCGCGGATCATCCCCGTGCGGTACTCGGACGTGACGGACAGCGCGCCGAGCACCGCGAGGCACAGCGACGCCACCCACGTGCTGAGCTCCTGCAACGGTCGCAGCAGGAACTCGTCGCGCCGGTCGGCGGAGAGGCCGTCCCAGACGTGCGCCATCTGGATCGCGAGCAGCACCGTGAACCCGGTGAAGGCCGCCGCCACGGCCAGCACCCAGTAGGTCGAGCGGATCGAGCGCAGCTTGCGCCACTCGGCGGCGACCGCATGGACGATCACGCGTCCCTCCGAGTGAACGAGAAGGCGCCGGCCGCGAGCGCGACGACCACGTACGTCACCAGCAGTGCGAACGCGGCGGACGGCGCCAGCACACCGTGGTCGGTCGGCGAGCCCGGCGCGGCCGCGATCTGGTTGGACAGGTTGCCGGGCAGCGCCGACGAGATCCGCTCGTCCCACGGCGGCGGCAGCAGCCGGGCGAGGCCGGGCGCCACGAACAGCACGACCGTGCCCGCCGTGATCGTCGCGGCCGTGGAGCGGAGGACGGCGCCCAGCGCGAAGGCGATGAGCGTGATCGCCGCGGTGGTCAGGCCGAGCCACAGCAGGTGGACCGCGACGTCCGCCACCGGTCCCTGGAACGTGGCCACGGGACGATCGCCCACGATCGCGTTCCCGGCGGCGGTTCCCGCGGCGAGCGCCGCCAGCGACGCGGCGAGCATGGCGGCCGCCGCCACCCCGCCCTTCGCCGCGTACAGGGCCAGGCGGTTCGGCAGCACGGCCAGCGTCGTCCGGACCATCCCGTGCGAGTACTCCGACGTGATCGTCAGCGCCCCCAGCACCACCGCGCACACCGGCAGCGCCACGGCCAGGGGCTGCTCCGCCGGAGCCGCCGTCGCCTTCGCCTTCCGCGCGGCCGGCAGACCGTCCCAGTAGCGAGTCACGTACCAGGACCACAGGACGCAGAGAAGCATGAACGCCGCGACCGTTCCGAGGACGGCGAAGGTCGAGCGGACGGTCCGGAGCTTGTACCACTCCGCGGAGAGCGCGTCGATCACGGCGCCACCGCCCCGAACTCGGTGCTCTCCGCGGTCAGCTCCATGTAGGCCTCCTCCAGAGAGGCGCTGTGCTGCGTCACCCCGTGCAGCGGGATCCCGTGCGCCGCGGCCGTGTCGCCGATGGCGGCGACGTCCAGCCCGGTGACCGTGAGGGCCCCGCCCGGCGCGGGCTCGACCAGGCCGCCCGCCGCGGCGAGCACGGCGGTCAGCTCCGCCGGACGGGGCGAGCGGACCAGCACCCCGCGCCGGAACCGGTCCGCCAGCTCCCGCACCGACGTGTCCGCGATCAGCCGCCCGCGCCCGATGATGACCAGCCGGTCGGCCGTCAGCTCCATCTCGCTCATCAGA encodes:
- a CDS encoding phosphotransferase enzyme family protein produces the protein MPTSQSADARDRADTGHRAGTPDPADGGGQAKADGGPGAEPLPPRLLKRWEIGAPDAATPLATGPGHRSWRVDTAGGAFFLREHAGADRRRVLFQHGVTAALDAAGLPVLAPVPARGGRTLVTAAGRGYVLYPWVGGRGRGGLELTFAQCEALGELLGRLHSALDELTPPVQQSMLVPAPRAADAAAAVETMLRDVPDGGGGTDFDALTARRLRERRDLLTEFAGHQPPDIEVSTVGHLHGSFHAGHLRYGGSGNVTAVLGWDGLTTGPVAGEVVRSAARLFACEDERGLDLDRVEAFVRGHRSAFPLDAGQIQSAVHREWWERLCDVGPLRHRYLGEDGAGERGAATLVSWWSAHLDRTLDAFAVPYTAVYGDAPGDSPAYG
- a CDS encoding nitroreductase family deazaflavin-dependent oxidoreductase, producing MLYGKEHVDRYRATDGAEGHDWQGTVTLLLTTTGRRSGKERTTPLIYQTEGDAYLVVASKGGADEPPLWYLNLQENPEVKVQVKGDKFTARARTATSDEKPPLWRKMAATWPAYDEYQEKTDRDIPVVVLERV
- the paaI gene encoding hydroxyphenylacetyl-CoA thioesterase PaaI is translated as MDDAAEVARRCAETMYAQDKVAQDLGMRITEIAPGRARLRMTVAETMVNGHGIAHGGYLFLLADSAFAYACNTYDSVTVAASADVVFVASARGGDVLEATAVERTRYGRNGVYDVTVRRVPGGEVIAEFRGGSRSRDQRVLDGGAP
- a CDS encoding helix-turn-helix domain-containing protein, coding for MIDYPRRGGPTVLRILLGAQLRRLRESRGISTEQAGYEIRGSHSKISRMELGRVGFKERDVADLLTLYGVADPAERAPLLALAKEANTPGWWHRYGDILPSWFEVYLGLEEAASLLRTYELQFVPGLLQTEDYARAVIRLGYSDASDEEVERRVQIRTTRQERFTSPEAPTLWAVLDEAVVRRPLGGRDVMRDQIRHLIEVSELPNVTLQIVPFGAGGHAAAGGPFTILRFAEPGLSDVVYLEQLTSALYLDKPTDVDTYMRAMNNLCITAERPDETSRYLTRVLNEL
- a CDS encoding ABC transporter permease — protein: MIVHAVAAEWRKLRSIRSTYWVLAVAAAFTGFTVLLAIQMAHVWDGLSADRRDEFLLRPLQELSTWVASLCLAVLGALSVTSEYRTGMIRATLTVLPRRHVLVPAKAVVVGTVALVAGEAATVGSFLGTRLVIGDRPFPDQRASVVHDLSGFLVEGTAVPVFALLGLALGVLLRSTAGTLVSLVFVWHVLPLLVFHLPRPWSERAGSVLPGGLPAQIAGLGADNSIYGDLLSPGAATAVLLAYALVPLGLAALVVSRRDA
- a CDS encoding ABC transporter permease, producing MIDALSAEWYKLRTVRSTFAVLGTVAAFMLLCVLWSWYVTRYWDGLPAARKAKATAAPAEQPLAVALPVCAVVLGALTITSEYSHGMVRTTLAVLPNRLALYAAKGGVAAAAMLAASLAALAAGTAAGNAIVGDRPVATFQGPVADVAVHLLWLGLTTAAITLIAFALGAVLRSTAATITAGTVVLFVAPGLARLLPPPWDERISSALPGNLSNQIAAAPGSPTDHGVLAPSAAFALLVTYVVVALAAGAFSFTRRDA